One window of the Anaeromyxobacter dehalogenans 2CP-C genome contains the following:
- the rpsP gene encoding 30S ribosomal protein S16 — translation MAVVLRLSRAGTHKAPFYHVVATDSRNARDGKYLEDVGIYDPTKRPERIELKVERIEHWLKAGAKPSQTVAMILKRAAKAAAPAAPKA, via the coding sequence ATGGCGGTCGTTCTTCGTCTGTCGCGCGCGGGCACGCACAAGGCGCCCTTCTATCACGTGGTGGCGACCGACTCGCGCAACGCGCGGGACGGCAAGTACCTCGAGGACGTCGGCATCTACGATCCGACCAAGCGCCCGGAGCGGATCGAGCTCAAGGTCGAGCGGATCGAGCACTGGCTGAAGGCCGGCGCCAAGCCGAGCCAGACGGTCGCGATGATCCTCAAGCGCGCCGCCAAGGCGGCCGCGCCCGCCGCGCCGAAGGCGTAA
- the rimM gene encoding ribosome maturation factor RimM (Essential for efficient processing of 16S rRNA), producing MALVRIGKVVRALGLKGHLGVAGSEGALGTLERVVLRHGAAEVERKVLEARPQGRLWAVRIDGVADRTGAEALVGAEVLAPREELGEAGEGRHYWGDLEGLPVVTVQGEALGTVTGLMETGAVDVLVVQGARGELLVPLAPYVEVDRAAGRVVVDPPEGLLEP from the coding sequence GTGGCGCTCGTCCGGATCGGCAAGGTGGTCCGGGCGCTCGGGCTCAAGGGTCACCTGGGCGTGGCCGGGTCGGAGGGCGCGCTCGGGACGCTCGAGCGCGTCGTGCTCCGGCACGGCGCGGCCGAGGTGGAGCGGAAGGTGCTGGAGGCGCGGCCGCAGGGGCGCCTCTGGGCGGTGCGGATCGACGGCGTCGCCGATCGCACCGGGGCCGAGGCGCTGGTCGGGGCCGAGGTGCTCGCGCCTCGCGAGGAGCTGGGCGAGGCGGGAGAGGGCAGGCACTACTGGGGCGACCTGGAGGGCCTGCCGGTGGTGACCGTCCAGGGCGAGGCGCTCGGGACGGTGACCGGGCTGATGGAGACCGGCGCGGTGGACGTGCTGGTGGTGCAGGGCGCGCGGGGCGAGCTGCTGGTGCCGCTCGCGCCGTACGTCGAGGTGGATCGCGCGGCGGGCCGGGTGGTGGTGGACCCGCCGGAAGGGCTCCTGGAGCCGTAG
- a CDS encoding KH domain-containing protein, which produces MRDLVQWLARELVEQKDAVRVEAIERDRATVFELTVAPDDLGRVIGRGGKTAKAFRTVLDCAARRQGRRAVLDILD; this is translated from the coding sequence ATGCGCGACCTCGTCCAGTGGCTCGCCCGCGAGCTCGTCGAGCAGAAGGACGCCGTGAGGGTGGAGGCGATCGAGCGCGACCGCGCGACCGTCTTCGAGCTCACGGTGGCCCCCGACGACCTCGGGCGCGTCATCGGGCGGGGCGGCAAGACCGCCAAGGCGTTCCGGACCGTGCTCGACTGCGCGGCCCGGCGCCAGGGCCGGCGCGCGGTGCTCGACATCCTCGACTGA
- the rplS gene encoding 50S ribosomal protein L19 yields the protein MLRKAIADIEAKYLRTDLPEMRAGDSVRVHTKIKEGDKERIQVFEGVVIAYRKGAPGSSMFTVRKVSYGVGVERMFPVHSPRIDKIEVVGHGGVRRSRLYFLRNLQGKAARLHQEEGPGAADAAHAAPTPA from the coding sequence ATGCTGCGCAAGGCGATTGCCGACATCGAGGCGAAGTACCTGCGGACCGATCTCCCCGAGATGCGTGCGGGCGACAGCGTTCGCGTGCACACGAAGATCAAGGAAGGCGACAAGGAGCGCATCCAGGTCTTCGAGGGCGTGGTGATCGCGTACCGCAAGGGCGCGCCCGGCTCGTCCATGTTCACGGTGCGCAAGGTGAGCTACGGCGTGGGCGTGGAGCGCATGTTCCCCGTGCACAGCCCGCGCATCGACAAGATCGAGGTCGTGGGCCACGGCGGCGTGCGCCGCTCGCGCCTCTACTTCCTGCGCAACCTGCAGGGCAAGGCGGCCCGCCTCCACCAGGAGGAAGGCCCGGGCGCGGCCGACGCCGCCCACGCCGCGCCGACCCCGGCGTAG
- the trmD gene encoding tRNA (guanosine(37)-N1)-methyltransferase TrmD: MARLEVDILTLFPRMCAGYLGESILGKAQEAGLLAATITDIRDHATGKHRVCDDAPYGGGAGMVMKPEPLVEAIEAARARLPGAWVVLTSPRGARLDQALARRFAEHGRLILACGRYEGVDERVMTAVDMQVSIGDFVLTGGELAALCVVDAAARLVPGVLGNAASADAESFAGAEGLLEYPQYTRPPEFRGMRVPEVLLSGDHRRIERWRRREALRATRERRPDLFTRVSLPESDLRLIDAGDDEL, translated from the coding sequence GTGGCGAGGCTCGAGGTAGACATCCTGACGCTGTTCCCGCGCATGTGCGCGGGGTACCTGGGGGAGAGCATCCTCGGGAAGGCGCAGGAGGCCGGCCTGCTCGCGGCGACGATCACGGACATCCGCGACCACGCGACGGGCAAGCACCGGGTCTGCGACGACGCGCCGTACGGCGGCGGGGCGGGCATGGTGATGAAGCCGGAGCCGCTCGTCGAGGCCATCGAGGCCGCGCGCGCGCGGCTGCCGGGGGCCTGGGTGGTCCTGACCAGCCCGCGCGGCGCGCGGCTGGACCAGGCGCTGGCGCGGCGGTTCGCGGAGCACGGGCGGCTGATCCTGGCGTGCGGGCGGTACGAGGGAGTGGACGAGCGGGTGATGACGGCGGTGGACATGCAGGTCTCGATCGGAGACTTCGTCCTCACGGGCGGCGAGCTGGCGGCGCTCTGCGTCGTGGACGCCGCCGCGCGCCTCGTCCCCGGCGTGCTGGGCAACGCGGCGTCCGCGGACGCCGAGAGCTTCGCGGGTGCCGAGGGGCTCCTCGAGTACCCGCAGTACACGAGGCCCCCGGAGTTCCGGGGGATGAGGGTTCCGGAGGTCCTCCTGTCCGGGGACCACCGGCGGATCGAGCGGTGGCGCCGGCGCGAGGCGCTCAGGGCCACCCGGGAGCGGAGGCCGGACCTGTTCACGAGGGTCTCGCTTCCCGAGAGCGACCTCCGGCTGATCGACGCCGGGGACGACGAGCTGTAG